One segment of Rosa chinensis cultivar Old Blush chromosome 6, RchiOBHm-V2, whole genome shotgun sequence DNA contains the following:
- the LOC112174387 gene encoding thioredoxin M3, chloroplastic translates to MAASSTFPLRSSRAALQNPIFLHSRLNPTTPTPVLSFPLRLRHSKWSVKLPNASPRTFKIFSVRESKAPPVTTDSWEKSVINSETPVLVEFYASWCGPCRMVHRVIDEIAVEYAGKLKCFVLNADVDLQIAEDYDIKAVPVVLLFKNGKKCDTVVGTMPKDFYVAAIERVLKP, encoded by the exons ATGGCTGCCTCCTCCACATTTCCTTTACGCTCCTCACGCGCCGCCCTCCAAAACCCAATCTTCCTTCACTCTCGCCTAAACCCTACTACGCCCACTCCCGTCCTCTCTTTCCCGCTCCGATTGCGCCACTCCAAATGGTCCGTTAAGCTTCCAAATGCCTCTCCTCGCACCTTCAAGATCTTCTCCGTCCGCGAATCCAAAG CTCCGCCGGTTACCACAGACTCGTGGGAGAAATCAGTTATTAACAGTGAAACTCCTGTCCTAGTCGAATTTTATGCAAGCTGGTGTGGGCCGTGTAGGATGGTCCACCGCGTGATTGATGAAATTGCGGTTGAGTATGCTGGCAAGCTCAAGTGCTTTGTGCTCAACGCGGATGTTGATTTGCAGATTGCTGAGGACTATGACATTAAGGCCGTACCTGTGGTTTTGCTGTTTAAGAATGGGAAGAAATGTGACACTGTGGTTGGTACCATGCCAAAGGATTTCTATGTTGCTGCCATTGAGAGGGTCCTGAAACCGTAA
- the LOC112170351 gene encoding uncharacterized protein LOC112170351, which yields MACQNTSTSIVPSEPSEQRGSYMLDANTNALQAPMNQPIRSFCEGPVAILWDIENCPVPSDVRPEDVAGNIRMALQVHPVIKGAVVTFAAYGDFNAFPRRLREGCQRTGVKLVDVPNGRKDAADKAILVDMFLFALDNPPPSSIMLISGDVDFAPALHILGQRGYTVILVIPSGVGVSSALSNAGKFVWDWPSVARGEGFVPTTKFQMHPRGGQADIAGYFMGCHINDHMDEEEAILYRGISQSYYNSRDFSIVSQSLSEYNSSSLMMPGGPAALRSHSLPSGLNEVPAGPIISTDQNESTWWVQPGDLNGLRAQLEKLLELSGGCMPLTRVPCEYQKAFGRPLYVSEYGAFKLVNLFKKLGDTMTVDGKGHKKFVYLRNWKTGPSAPPLISTGKDNSRKGKGTQEESMAIITGNGSSDEFSEEERVVVEEHDDNLEHFKYELQEILVSYSCRIFLGCFEAIYQQRYKKPLDCQKFGVDQLEELFKKVTDVVVLLEEPISKRKFLAASGG from the coding sequence ATGGCTTGCCAAAATACATCGACATCAATAGTGCCTTCAGAACCGTCCGAGCAAAGAGGATCTTATATGCTAGATGCAAACACGAACGCACTTCAAGCTCCAATGAACCAGCCAATCCGAAGCTTCTGTGAAGGTCCTGTGGCTATCCTTTGGGATATTGAAAACTGCCCTGTCCCAAGTGATGTTCGTCCTGAAGATGTAGCTGGTAACATAAGAATGGCTTTGCAGGTACATCCTGTAATTAAAGGAGCTGTTGTTACGTTTGCTGCGTATGGGGACTTTAATGCCTTCCCTAGGCGGCTCCGCGAGGGATGTCAGAGAACTGGTGTTAAACTCGTTGATGTTCCAAATGGAAGAAAGGATGCGGCTGACAAGGCCATCTTGGTTGATATGTTCTTGTTTGCCCTTGACAATCCTCCACCATCTTCCATCATGCTGATATCTGGGGATGTTGATTTTGCTCCAGCGCTCCATATACTTGGGCAACGTGGGTACACAGTGATTCTAGTAATACCTTCTGGAGTGGGCGTTTCATCTGCTCTCAGCAATGCAGGAAAGTTTGTGTGGGACTGGCCTAGTGTGGCTCGTGGGGAAGGGTTTGTGCCTACAACCAAGTTTCAAATGCATCCTCGTGGAGGACAGGCTGATATTGCTGGCTATTTCATGGGTTGCCATATTAATGATCAtatggatgaagaagaagctatTTTATACAGGGGGATCTCACAAAGCTATTACAATTCAAGAGATTTTTCAATAGTGTCACAATCTTTATCTGAATATAACAGTAGTTCCTTAATGATGCCTGGCGGTCCTGCTGCCTTGAGGTCACACAGTCTCCCATCTGGTCTCAATGAAGTTCCTGCTGGACCTATTATTTCCACTGATCAAAATGAATCTACTTGGTGGGTTCAACCAGGGGACCTAAATGGTCTGAGGGCACAGCTTGAAAAGTTACTTGAACTTTCTGGAGGTTGCATGCCTCTTACTCGAGTTCCTTGCGAGTATCAGAAAGCTTTTGGAAGACCTCTCTATGTATCAGAGTATGGCGCATTTAAGCTTGTTAATCTGTTTAAGAAGTTGGGTGACACAATGACGGTAGATGGTAAAGGGCATAAGAAATTTGTTTACCTCCGAAACTGGAAAACAGGCCCTAGTGCCCCACCTCTGATTTCAACTGGGAAGGATAATAGTAGGAAAGGGAAGGGGACTCAGGAAGAGAGTATGGCTATTATTACAGGTAATGGCTCATCAGATGAGTTCTCAGAGGAGGAAAGAGTAGTTGTAGAGGAGCATGATGATAACCTAGAGCACTTCAAATATGAGTTGCAGGAGATTCTTGTTAGCTACTCTTGTCGGatttttttgggttgttttgagGCTATCTACCAGCAAAGGTACAAAAAACCCTTGGACTGTCAAAAGTTTGGTGTCGATCAACTGGAGGAGCTGTTTAAGAAGGTGACTGATGTGGTGGTGTTACTTGAAGAGCCTATTAGCAAGAGGAAGTTCCTGGCTGCAAGCGGTGGCTGA
- the LOC112170353 gene encoding LOW QUALITY PROTEIN: UDP-glucose flavonoid 3-O-glucosyltransferase 7 (The sequence of the model RefSeq protein was modified relative to this genomic sequence to represent the inferred CDS: substituted 1 base at 1 genomic stop codon), translated as MEKDLEETGYNIKDKPIKFLLIFSWHIGLVFLCNKAETDKLERGMGGSVDEVHEFMNWLNSKEPNSVVYICFGSLTNFSDCQLIEIALALEASQQQFIWVVKKEKHDKEEXLPKEFEQRLEGKGLIMRGWAPQLLILEHEATGAFVTHCGWNSILEGVSAGVPMITWPVSGEQFYNEKLVTELLRIGVAVGAEKWATFGEESVKREAIEKAVAEIMVGDEAEEMRSRAKALREMASRAVEEGGSSYRDLTALIEELKSLVP; from the exons ATGGAAAAAGA TTTGGAAGAAACAGGTTATAATATTAAAGATAAACCGATCAAGTTTCTCTTGATCTTTTCATGGCATATCGGCCTGGTTTTTCTATGCAACAAGGCAGAAACAGATAAATTAGAGAGGGGAATGGGAGGATCTGTTGATGAAGTACACGAGTTCATGAATTGGCTTAATTCTAAGGAACCAAATTCAGTTGTTTATATCTGTTTTGGAAGCCTCACCAATTTCAGTGATTGTCAGCTCATAGAGATTGCCTTGGCTCTTGAGGCTTCTCAGCAGCAATTCATCTGGGTTGTGAAGAAGGAAAAGCATGATAAAGAAGAGTGATTGCCTAAAGAGTTTGAGCAGAGACTGGAGGGTAAGGGACTCATAATGAGAGGCTGGGCTCCCCAACTACTAATTCTTGAACATGAAGCAACTGGGGCCTTTGTCACTCATTGCGGGTGGAACTCGATCCTTGAAGGAGTGTCTGCTGGGGTTCCAATGATCACATGGCCGGTGTCCGGAGAGCAGTTTTACAATGAGAAGCTGGTGACTGAGTTACTTAGGATTGGGGTTGCCGTTGGTGCCGAAAAGTGGGCTACATTTGGGGAGGAAAGTGTGAAGAGGGAGGCCATAGAGAAGGCAGTCGCTGAAATCATGGTGGGGGATGAAGCAGAGGAAATGAGAAGCAGAGCTAAAGCGCTTAGAGAGATGGCAAGCAGGGCTGTTGAAGAAGGTGGTTCATCATACCGCGATTTAACTGCTCTAATTGAAGAGTTAAAGTCCCTAGTCCCTTAG
- the LOC112170352 gene encoding UDP-glucose flavonoid 3-O-glucosyltransferase 7 — translation METKTDQQLHIFFLPYMAQGHTLPLIDIAKLFASRGVKSTLITTPVNAPLFSKAIQTSKSLGFKIELLVIKFPSTEVGLPEGIERTNLRKNQEQVEKYFKAIILFQQQVEPILDQHRPHCLVADAMFPWATDVAAKFGIPRIIFHGAGFFPLCASTSVMRYKPQTAVSSDSESFVIPGLPDEIKMTKNKLAPFLILEGESELIKLVKASIEADETSYGIIVNSFYELEPDYADHYRKVFGRKAWHIGPASLCETEKDKVERGREGSVDEVHDCLNWLNSKKPNSVVYICFGSLTNFSDCQLLEIALALEASRQQFIWVVKKEKNDKEEWLPEGFEQRVEGKGLIIRGWAPQLLILQHEAVGAFVTHCGWNSILEGVSSGVPMITWPVSADQFFNEKLVTQILGIGIAIGAQKWEDDSVQREANVKREAIEKAVTEFMVGHEKEKMRSKVLELRELARRAVEDGGSSFSDLTALIEKLKSLGS, via the coding sequence ATGGAAACCAAAACTGATCAGCAGCTTCACATTTTCTTCCTTCCCTACATGGCTCAAGGTCACACTTTACCCCTTATAGACATAGCCAAACTATTTGCTTCACGTGGTGTAAAATCCACCTTAATAACCACCCCTGTCAATGCACCACTTTTCTCCAAAGCAATCCAAACTAGCAAAAGTTTGGGTTTTAAAATTGAACTTCTTGTCATCAAATTCCCATCAACTGAAGTCGGGTTGCCTGAAGGAATTGAAAGGACAAACTTGCGTAAAAACCAAGAGCAGGTGGAAAAGTACTTCAAAGCCATCATTCTGTTTCAGCAACAGGTTGAGCCGATTTTAGACCAACATCGTCCTCACTGTCTTGTTGCAGACGCTATGTTTCCTTGGGCTACAGATGTTGCTGCCAAGTTTGggattccaaggatcatctttcaTGGAGCTGGTTTTTTTCCCTTGTGTGCTTCAACTAGTGTGATGCGGTACAAACCTCAGACGGCGGTTTCATCTGATTCAGAATCTTTTGTTATTCCTGGTCTTCCAGATGAGATCAAGATGACAAAAAACAAACTAGCTCCTTTTCTTATTCTAGAGGGTGAGTCAGAACTCATCAAATTGGTCAAAGCATCCATAGAGGCTGATGAAACAAGCTATGGGATTATAGTTAACAGCTTCTATGAACTTGAACCAGATTATGCAGATCATTATAGGAAGGTGTTTGGCAGGAAAGCATGGCATATCGGCCCTGCTTCTTTATGCGAGACAGAAAAAGATAAAGTAGAGAGGGGAAGGGAAGGCTCGGTTGATGAAGTACATGACTGCTTGAACTGGCTTAATTCTAAGAAACCCAATTCAGTtgtttatatatgttttggaAGCCTCACCAATTTCAGTGATTGTCAGCTCTTAGAAATCGCCTTGGCTCTTGAGGCTTCTCGACAGCAATTCATTTGGGttgtgaagaaagaaaagaatgatAAAGAAGAGTGGTTGCCCGAAGGATTTGAGCAGAGAGTGGAGGGAAAGGGACTGATTATAAGAGGTTGGGCTCCCCAACTACTGATTCTTCAACATGAAGCAGTTGGGGCCTTTGTCACTCATTGTGGGTGGAACTCAATCCTTGAAGGGGTGTCTTCTGGGGTTCCAATGATCACCTGGCCAGTGTCTGCAGACCAGTTTTTCAATGAGAAGTTGGTGACTCAGATACTTGGCATTGGGATTGCCATTGGTGCTCAAAAGTGGGAGGATGATAGTGTGCAGAGAGAAGCCAATGTGAAGAGGGAGGCTATAGAGAAGGCTGTGACTGAATTCATGGTCGGTcatgaaaaagagaaaatgaggAGCAAAGTTCTTGAGCTCAGAGAGCTCGCAAGGAGGGCAGTTGAAGATGGTGGTTCATCGTTCTCTGATTTAACTGCTCTAATTGAAAAGTTGAAGTCTCTCGGGTCTTGA